The segment ATTGCAGGCGAAGCAAATGAAATTCTCGCCTGGGATAATTTCGGTAAAGACTTCGAAGTATACACAACTGCGAAGATCCGTGGCGGACATGGTGGCGGCGATATTCGTATGCAGCGCCGTATGTTCACCAATACAAACGATAATCCGCATCATGTAATGGCAGGAACAAGAGAAGGCGCCATGAGTATTCTTATTGGTATTGCAGCCCGAAAAAGTATTCAGCTCAAGCGCCCGGTGAAGATTAGTGAACTTACCGATCTTGTGCCTATGGCAAACAGATTTTAATAAAACTTAAAAGATCAAATGATGGCTTTCAACTTCAGAAAATATTCCCTGCTTCTCATTTTCAGTATTGCAATAACATTAGTTGCTGCACAATCCAAAAAAGAAACGAAGGTTAGTGAAGCTGTTGAAAAACTAAAACTAGCGATGGTTAGTGGCGAAAGAGCTGCACTGGAATCAATTGCTGCTGATCAACTCAGTTATGGACATTCAGGTGGACTGGTTGAAACAAAAGCACAGTTTGTAGAGAAGATCGCCAGCGGTCAATCTGATTTTGTAACCATCGAATTAAAAAACCAAACCATTGCAATAAGTGGCAACACAGCCATTGTTCGTCATGAACTGCATGCAACAACCAATGACAACAACAAACCAGGTGAAGTACATCTGAAGATTATGCTGGTTTGGCAAAAACAAAGCAAAGAATGGAAATTATTAGCCAGGCAGGCAGTTAAAATCACCCCATAAAACAGACAAACGTACCCCTTTGCCAGTTATTGAACCTGTAATTTTATCTGGCTGATTTTGAATCATTTTTACGCAACAATTCCCGATAACGATTGCGTAAATAAACAGCCTCGTTTGCTTGACCATGCTGCCAGTTAAAGGTAAAATTGTACTCTGGAAGCGGCGTCATTTCTATCTATTCAACGATTCAAAGCTGTCATGAAAAAAATTATCGTATTACTTTCTTTTATTTCTACCGGTGCACTTGTAGTTGCGCAAACAACGCCAGCCGGTTTCAATGGTAAATTACCTGTTATCGTCGCTCCTAAATTCAAAAAAGATACAACTAGCATTGTAAAGTTTGGTGCAGTGCCCGATGGTAATACGCTTAATACAAAGGCCATCAATAATGCGATCGATGCATGTAACAAAAAAGGTGGTGGTGTTGTACTGGTTCCTGCTGGTTTATGGTTAACAGGACCAATTGTTTTGAAGAGTAATGTGAATTTGCATTTGGCAACAGGATCTACTTTATTGTTTACAGCAGATAAATCACAATATCCATTAGTGAAAGCAAACTGGGAAGGTTTACCACAGATGCGTAACCAATCTCCTATTTCTGCAACCGGTGTAACAAACATTGCTATTACCGGTAAAGGAATTGTTGATGGCAATGGTGATGGATGGCGCTCAGTAAAGAGCGATAAGCTTACTGCAGGTCAATGGAAAAAATTAGTTGAATCAGGTGGTGTGGTGAGTGATGATAAAAAAACATGGTATCCTTCTGAAGCTTTTATGAAAGCAAGCAGAGGACCAGCGAACCCTGGTGAGATCAAACCTGAACGTGATGCAGCTTACTTCGCAGGCATCAAAGATTTTCTTCGTCCCAACATGGTGCTGATCACTGAATGTAAATACATTTTACTCGAAGGTGTAACCTTTCAAAACTCAGCAGCCTGGTGCTTGCATCCGTTGATGAGTGAACACTTAACCGTTCGCAACATCTTTGTAAAAAATCCATGGTATGCACAGAATGGTGATGGTATTGATGTAGAAAGCTGCAGCAATGTGCTTATCGAAAACTCTGTATTTGATGTGGGCGATGATGCATTGTGTATGAAGAGTGGTCGTGATGCAGAAGGGCGCAAGCGTGCAATGCCAACGCAGAATGTGATCATTCGTGGTTGTACCGTGTATGCATCGCATGGTGGTTTTGTAATTGGCAGTGAAATGAGTGGCGGTGCAAGAAACATGTACATCAGTAATTGCACATTCATTGGTACAGATATTGGTCTTCGTTTCAAAACAACGAGAGGTCGTGGAGGTGTCGTAGAAAATATTTTCATCAAGGATATTTACATGAAAGATATTCCTGCTGAAGCCATTTTGTTTGATATGTACTACATGGCAAAAGATCCTGTTCCACTCTTAGGTGAAAAAAGAGAATTGCCTAAAGTAGAAGTAAAGCCAGTTGATGAAACAACACCGGTGTTTAGAAATTTCCATATCAGCAATGTGTATTGCAATGGTGCTGCTAAAGGCATTTTCGTTCGTGGTCTTCCCGAAATGCATATAAAAGATATTGTGCTGGAGAATATGGTACTGCAGGCCGATAAAGGAATTGATGTGCAGGAAGCGAGCGGTATTACGTTCAAAAACATTCAGATCATTTCTGCCGATACAAACCCGGTAGTTGATATTCTCAACAGCGATAATATTTCGTTTGACAAGATCACATACAAAGACGGTAGTGAAGTATTGTTTCGTGTAAGTGGCGACCGTGTAAAGAATATCAGCATAAAAAATACAAACGCAGCAAACGCAAAACAGAAGTTACTCACTGAGTTTGGCGCAGATGTAAAAGAAATTAAGTGGTAAAATCGAACAACGTATAAACGACGCATATAAAAAAGGAACATGAAGAAGCTCATCATAATAGCATTGCTTGCTCTCGGATTACAGTCAAC is part of the Lacibacter sediminis genome and harbors:
- a CDS encoding nuclear transport factor 2 family protein; the encoded protein is MMAFNFRKYSLLLIFSIAITLVAAQSKKETKVSEAVEKLKLAMVSGERAALESIAADQLSYGHSGGLVETKAQFVEKIASGQSDFVTIELKNQTIAISGNTAIVRHELHATTNDNNKPGEVHLKIMLVWQKQSKEWKLLARQAVKITP
- a CDS encoding glycoside hydrolase family 28 protein; this encodes MKKIIVLLSFISTGALVVAQTTPAGFNGKLPVIVAPKFKKDTTSIVKFGAVPDGNTLNTKAINNAIDACNKKGGGVVLVPAGLWLTGPIVLKSNVNLHLATGSTLLFTADKSQYPLVKANWEGLPQMRNQSPISATGVTNIAITGKGIVDGNGDGWRSVKSDKLTAGQWKKLVESGGVVSDDKKTWYPSEAFMKASRGPANPGEIKPERDAAYFAGIKDFLRPNMVLITECKYILLEGVTFQNSAAWCLHPLMSEHLTVRNIFVKNPWYAQNGDGIDVESCSNVLIENSVFDVGDDALCMKSGRDAEGRKRAMPTQNVIIRGCTVYASHGGFVIGSEMSGGARNMYISNCTFIGTDIGLRFKTTRGRGGVVENIFIKDIYMKDIPAEAILFDMYYMAKDPVPLLGEKRELPKVEVKPVDETTPVFRNFHISNVYCNGAAKGIFVRGLPEMHIKDIVLENMVLQADKGIDVQEASGITFKNIQIISADTNPVVDILNSDNISFDKITYKDGSEVLFRVSGDRVKNISIKNTNAANAKQKLLTEFGADVKEIKW